Proteins encoded together in one Salmo trutta chromosome 3, fSalTru1.1, whole genome shotgun sequence window:
- the LOC115182642 gene encoding serine protease hepsin — protein MTEKKNGGVGVTFLTPCRVAGMCLTVVLLGGIGAAVWAVVTFCIREEDTGLYDVQVNSNPSSDLRLRVFDSAERRWRHLCSSEANQLLANISCEEMGFVSMVNYSVSSIPEGSNDREEFFCVKEKELTYGKKIKESLYPCDCETGQVLSLLCQDCGRRSLTEDRIVGGVDARQGSWPWQVSLQYDGVHQCGGSIISDRWIVSAAHCFPERNRQVSRWRVLLGSIYNKLTHKNVRVLEVKTVVYHSSYLPFVDPNIDDNSRDIAVLALAQPLHFTDYIQPVCLPHYGQRLIDGQMGTVTGWGNVGYYGTLADVLQEANVPIINDAVCNAPDYYDNQITTSMFCAGFEKGGTDACQGDSGGPFVAEDSLSKASRYRLLGVVSWGTGCAMAKKPGVYTRVSRFLPWISSAMRTYHNSPGVHKMARTWEH, from the exons ATGACTGAGAAAAAGAATG GAGGCGTGGGGGTGACCTTCCTGACCCCATGTCGCGTGGCGGGCATGTGTCTGACCGTGGTGCTACTTGGGGGGATTGGAGCTGCTGTCTGGGCTGTAG TAACATTTTGTATCAGAGAAGAAGACACAGGATTATATGATG TCCAGGTGAACTCCAATCCAAGCTCGGACCTACGTCTCCGGGTGTTTGACTCGGCCGAGCGACGGTGGAGACACCTCTGTTCCTCAGAGGCCAACCAGCTCCTGGCCAACATCAGCTGTGAGGAGATGGGCTTTGTCAG CATGGTGAATTACTCTGTGTCCAGTATCCCTGAAGGCAGTAACGACCGTGAGGAGTTTTTCTGTGTCAAAGAGAAGGAGCTGACCTATGGCAAGAAGATCAAAGAGTCTCTATATCCCTG TGACTGTGAAACTGGCCAGGTCCTAAGTCTGCTTTGTCAAG aCTGTGGCAGGCGTAGTCTGACAGAGGACCGTATAGTGGGTGGTGTAGATGCTAGGCAGGGTAGCTGGCCCTGGCAGGTCAGTCTGCAGTATGACGGGGTGCACCAGTGTGGAGGCTCCATCATCTCAGACCGCTGGATCGTCAGCGCAGCCCACTGCTTCCCAGA GAGGAACCGTCAGGTGTCTCGATGGAGGGTGTTACTGGGCTCCATCTACAACAAGCTCACTCATAAGAATGTTAGAGTTCTTGAGGTAAAGACTGTGGTGTACCACAGCAGCTACCTGCCCTTCGTAGACCCCAACATAGATGATAACAGCAGAGACATCGCTGTCCTGGCTCTGGCCCAGCCTCTGCACTTCACAG ACTACATCCAGCCGGTGTGCTTACCCCACTACGGCCAGCGCCTGATTGACGGCCAGATGGGGACAGTGACAGGCTGGGGAAATGTAGGTTACTATG gTACTCTTGCTGACGTTCTTCAGGAGGCTAACGTGCCGATCATCAACGACGCTGTCTGTAACGCCCCTGATTACTATGACAACCAGATCACCACCAGCATGTTCTGTGCTGGCTTTGAGAAGGGTGGTACCGATGCCTGTCAG GGGGACAGCGGGGGCCCGTTTGTGGCTGAGGACTCCCTGTCCAAGGCCAGCCGCTACCGCCTGCTGGGGGTGGTGAGCTGGGGAACAGGCTGTGCCATGGCCAAGAAGCCTGGCGTCTACACCAGAGTGTCCCGCTTCCTACCCTGGATCTCCTCAGCCATGAGG ACGTATCACAATTCACCAGGAGTGCACAAAATGGCGCGTACATGGGAGCACTAA